A genome region from Akkermansiaceae bacterium includes the following:
- a CDS encoding arsenate reductase family protein, giving the protein MGQPVQRQALPRLHRAQLQRQNPLPPRIAGRKGLRPHPYQGCLPPRRHIRAGTGKPPPRPPAKGALTSAGQPPHFLESLILKVEIYTLKSCDTCRKAAKFLRENDIPFEEIPIRENPPSAADLRQALAATGEIRKLFNTSGQDYRSLNMKERLPTLSEKEAIALLSSNGNLIKRPFLVSGETALTGFDPGAWKQALAI; this is encoded by the coding sequence ATGGGACAGCCCGTTCAACGACAAGCGCTACCACGGCTTCATCGAGCTCAGCTACAACGGCAAAACCCGCTTCCTCCACGAATTGCTGGTCGAAAAGGGCTACGCCCGCATCCATACCAAGGGTGCCTCCCTCCCCGACGGCACATCCGAGCGGGCACAGGAAAGCCGCCTCCGCGCCCTCCGGCCAAAGGAGCGCTGACTTCAGCCGGCCAGCCTCCCCATTTCCTTGAAAGTTTGATTTTGAAAGTTGAAATTTACACCCTCAAAAGCTGCGACACCTGCCGCAAGGCAGCGAAATTCCTCCGGGAAAACGACATCCCTTTCGAGGAAATCCCGATCCGGGAAAACCCGCCCTCCGCAGCCGATCTCCGCCAAGCCCTTGCCGCCACCGGCGAGATCCGCAAGCTCTTCAACACCTCCGGCCAGGACTACCGCTCCCTCAACATGAAGGAACGCCTGCCCACCCTTTCCGAAAAAGAGGCCATCGCACTCCTCTCCTCCAACGGCAACCTGATCAAGCGGCCTTTCCTCGTTTCCGGCGAAACGGCGCTCACCGGCTTCGATCCCGGTGCCTGGAAGCAGGCGCTCGCGATCTAA
- a CDS encoding 4-hydroxy-tetrahydrodipicolinate synthase, translated as MNFTGIHTALITPFRDGKVDVPAFEALIERQVAGGVTGIVPVGTTGESPTLDTAEHIEVIRLAVEFAKGRVKVIAGTGANATAEAIELTKAAEDLGADGSLQVCPYYNKPSQQGLHLHFKAIADSTTLPIMLYSVPGRSSIEIAPETAARLAADCKNITAIKEAGGSVDRVNQLVQALPDGFGILCGDDPLTLPFVSCGANGLVSVASNLIPDVMSKLLAHCLAGEFAEALAIQKQYYPLMRGLMSLDVNPVPIKTAVSMQGHCSDELRLPLAPMSDDNLVALRALLRSYNLI; from the coding sequence ATGAACTTCACAGGCATCCACACCGCCCTCATCACCCCTTTCCGCGACGGCAAGGTCGATGTCCCGGCTTTCGAAGCGCTCATCGAGCGCCAGGTCGCCGGAGGCGTCACCGGCATCGTCCCGGTCGGCACCACCGGTGAATCCCCGACACTCGACACCGCGGAGCACATCGAGGTCATCCGCCTCGCCGTGGAATTCGCGAAAGGCCGGGTCAAGGTCATCGCCGGCACCGGCGCCAACGCCACCGCCGAAGCCATCGAGCTCACCAAGGCCGCCGAAGATCTTGGAGCGGACGGCTCCCTCCAGGTCTGCCCCTACTACAACAAGCCCTCGCAGCAAGGGCTCCACCTCCATTTCAAGGCCATCGCGGATTCCACCACGCTTCCCATCATGCTCTACAGCGTGCCCGGCCGCTCATCCATCGAGATCGCCCCCGAAACAGCCGCCCGCCTCGCTGCCGACTGCAAGAACATCACCGCCATCAAGGAAGCGGGCGGCTCGGTGGATCGCGTCAACCAGCTCGTCCAGGCATTGCCGGATGGCTTCGGCATCCTTTGCGGCGACGATCCGCTCACCCTGCCCTTCGTATCCTGCGGCGCAAACGGACTCGTCTCCGTCGCATCGAACCTGATCCCGGATGTCATGTCCAAGCTCCTCGCACACTGCCTCGCCGGTGAGTTCGCGGAAGCCCTCGCCATCCAAAAGCAATACTACCCGCTGATGCGCGGCCTCATGTCCCTCGACGTGAATCCCGTCCCCATCAAGACCGCCGTCTCCATGCAAGGCCACTGCTCCGACGAACTCCGCCTCCCCCTCGCGCCCATGTCCGACGACAACCTCGTCGCCCTCCGCGCCCTCCTGAGATCCTACAACCTCATCTAG
- the gluQRS gene encoding tRNA glutamyl-Q(34) synthetase GluQRS: protein MIVTTRFAPSPTGDLHLGHILAAKVARELARKSGGTFLLRHEDIDDTRVKEECYTRIEQDLQWLGLTWDGEPIRQSNRLEAYAAALHRIRELGLAYPCFCTRKDIQAEIGKILAAPHGSEALLYPGLCRDLDGLETKARIAAGEPHTWRLNSAKAAALHGEISFHDLRHGTTTAVSTMVNGDVVLARKDIGTSYHLAVVVDDAFQKVSHVTRGEDLLGATHVQRQLQAILGFPEPTYLHHALVRDENGIRLAKRDAAKSIRSLRQGGLPPAAILDMAAASE from the coding sequence ATGATCGTCACCACCAGATTCGCCCCCAGCCCCACCGGTGATCTCCACCTCGGCCACATCCTGGCCGCCAAGGTCGCCCGCGAACTCGCCAGGAAATCCGGCGGCACCTTCCTGCTCCGCCACGAGGACATCGATGACACCCGCGTGAAGGAGGAATGCTACACCCGCATCGAGCAGGACCTCCAATGGCTAGGCCTCACCTGGGACGGTGAGCCGATCCGCCAGAGCAACCGCCTCGAAGCCTACGCCGCCGCCCTGCATCGCATCCGCGAACTCGGCCTCGCCTATCCCTGCTTCTGCACCCGCAAGGACATCCAGGCGGAAATCGGGAAAATCCTCGCCGCCCCCCATGGCAGCGAAGCGCTGCTCTACCCCGGCCTCTGCCGTGACCTCGACGGCTTGGAAACGAAGGCACGCATCGCCGCCGGCGAACCCCACACCTGGCGGCTCAACTCCGCGAAAGCCGCCGCCCTCCACGGCGAAATCTCATTCCACGATCTCCGCCACGGCACCACCACAGCGGTCAGCACCATGGTCAACGGGGATGTTGTCCTCGCCCGCAAGGACATAGGCACCTCCTACCATCTGGCCGTCGTCGTGGACGATGCCTTCCAAAAAGTCAGCCACGTGACCCGCGGCGAGGATCTGTTAGGGGCCACCCACGTCCAGCGCCAGCTCCAGGCCATCCTCGGCTTCCCGGAGCCCACCTACCTGCACCACGCCCTCGTCCGCGATGAGAACGGCATCCGCCTTGCCAAGCGCGATGCCGCGAAATCCATCCGCAGCCTCCGCCAAGGCGGCCTGCCCCCCGCCGCGATTCTCGATATGGCGGCAGCGTCAGAATGA
- a CDS encoding adenine phosphoribosyltransferase — MVERLREAVRDVQGFPKEGIVFKDITPILGDGELFRLSIDMLCATAGNEKVDKVVGIDARGFIFAAAVADRLGAGFVPVRKKGKLPWKCSEAAYALEYGEAVVEIHEDAVKPGEKVLLVDDLLATGGTAAAALKLLDGLGAEIVAVSFLIELSFLKGRDKLAKHEVLSILDY, encoded by the coding sequence ATGGTTGAGCGGCTGAGAGAAGCGGTAAGGGATGTGCAGGGTTTCCCGAAGGAGGGGATCGTTTTCAAGGACATCACCCCCATCCTTGGCGACGGGGAGCTTTTCAGGCTTTCGATCGACATGCTATGCGCGACGGCGGGGAACGAGAAGGTGGACAAGGTGGTGGGGATCGATGCACGCGGTTTCATCTTTGCTGCGGCGGTTGCGGACAGGCTGGGTGCGGGCTTTGTGCCGGTCAGGAAAAAGGGCAAGCTGCCATGGAAGTGCAGCGAGGCGGCCTATGCGCTGGAGTATGGCGAGGCGGTGGTGGAGATCCACGAGGATGCGGTGAAGCCCGGGGAGAAGGTGCTGCTGGTGGATGATCTGCTGGCGACGGGCGGCACGGCGGCTGCGGCGCTGAAACTCCTCGATGGGCTCGGCGCGGAGATCGTGGCGGTGTCTTTCCTGATCGAGCTTTCTTTCCTCAAGGGGCGGGACAAGCTTGCGAAGCATGAGGTGCTGTCTATCCTGGACTACTGA
- a CDS encoding iron-sulfur cluster assembly accessory protein produces the protein MMEISEKAQRELASLLAVKASSPTAGLRLGVSKGGCAGWQYEMKVAEPEAGDEVVERGGVRVIVAADSLEKLRGCEVDYTDDLTDSGFKINNPKARRSCGCGTSFEPEDEPEGSGAEDGEVCGGGGAA, from the coding sequence ATCATGGAAATTTCGGAAAAGGCTCAGCGGGAGCTTGCCTCTTTGCTGGCGGTCAAGGCGTCATCCCCAACTGCCGGGCTGCGGCTCGGCGTGAGCAAGGGGGGCTGTGCGGGCTGGCAGTACGAGATGAAAGTCGCGGAGCCTGAGGCGGGCGACGAGGTCGTGGAGCGGGGTGGGGTGCGGGTGATCGTCGCGGCGGACAGCTTGGAGAAGCTGCGCGGCTGCGAGGTGGATTACACCGATGATCTGACCGATTCCGGATTCAAGATCAACAATCCCAAGGCGCGGCGCTCCTGCGGCTGTGGGACATCCTTCGAGCCGGAGGATGAGCCGGAAGGCAGCGGTGCGGAGGACGGGGAAGTCTGTGGCGGGGGAGGCGCAGCGTAG
- a CDS encoding glucose-6-phosphate isomerase, protein MSWKSYNESLVRYDDLGFTLDLSLMDVDQGYRDGLAGKVSKAFADMVALEGGAMANPDEGRMVGHYWLRNADLAPSPEIKAQVTEPIKALKKFAEKVHTGNVRAANGSPFKSILLIGIGGSALGPQLVSQAIGQKAKMPIHFLDNTDPQGIDDTLAAIELERALVLVISKSGGTPETRNGMLEAKAAFEKAGIDFGKHAVAVTGVGSKLDKFAVEQGFIARFPMEDWVGGRTSVLSTVGLVPAALQGLDIDAMLAGAAVMDERTRQQDAGKNAAMQLAIAWHKATNGKGEKDMVVLPYKDSLVLFSKYLQQLVMESLGKEKDLDGKAVNQGIAVYGNKGSTDQHAYVQQLRDGVNNFFATFIEVRHGRKRKSIEVEPGNLSQDYLQGFMRGTRSALYENGRKSLTISVYEVTPHTLGMLIALFERAVSFYASLVNINAYHQPGVEAGKAAAATFLNLLGQVRSRLVSEAKNAEQVAFEVDGDPEAVYHCLVHLANNGEAQMSMGKTPADDLFQL, encoded by the coding sequence ATGAGCTGGAAAAGTTACAACGAGAGTTTGGTGCGATACGATGATCTGGGCTTCACCCTGGATCTCTCGCTGATGGATGTGGATCAGGGATATCGGGATGGTTTGGCGGGAAAGGTTTCCAAGGCCTTCGCCGACATGGTCGCGCTTGAGGGCGGCGCCATGGCAAATCCCGACGAGGGGCGTATGGTGGGGCACTACTGGCTTCGCAACGCGGATCTGGCTCCTTCGCCGGAGATCAAGGCGCAGGTGACCGAGCCGATCAAGGCGCTGAAAAAATTCGCGGAAAAAGTTCACACCGGAAATGTCCGCGCCGCGAACGGCAGCCCTTTCAAAAGCATACTCCTCATCGGCATAGGCGGCTCCGCGCTTGGTCCGCAGCTGGTTTCCCAGGCGATAGGGCAGAAGGCCAAGATGCCCATCCATTTCCTGGACAACACGGATCCGCAGGGCATCGACGACACGCTGGCGGCCATTGAGCTTGAGCGGGCGCTGGTTCTGGTGATCTCGAAATCCGGCGGCACACCGGAGACGCGCAACGGGATGCTTGAGGCCAAGGCGGCCTTCGAGAAGGCCGGGATCGACTTCGGGAAGCACGCGGTGGCGGTGACGGGTGTGGGTTCCAAGCTGGACAAGTTCGCCGTGGAGCAGGGATTCATCGCCCGTTTTCCGATGGAGGATTGGGTGGGCGGGAGAACATCCGTGCTTTCCACGGTTGGACTGGTGCCTGCCGCGTTGCAGGGGCTGGACATCGACGCGATGCTGGCCGGTGCCGCCGTAATGGATGAGAGGACGCGCCAGCAGGATGCCGGGAAAAACGCGGCGATGCAGCTCGCCATCGCCTGGCACAAGGCTACCAACGGCAAGGGCGAGAAGGACATGGTGGTGCTGCCCTACAAGGATTCGCTGGTGCTGTTTTCCAAATACCTCCAGCAGCTGGTGATGGAATCCCTGGGCAAGGAAAAGGATCTCGATGGCAAGGCCGTCAACCAGGGCATCGCGGTCTATGGGAACAAGGGCTCGACGGATCAGCACGCATACGTCCAGCAGCTCCGCGACGGGGTGAACAATTTCTTCGCGACCTTCATCGAGGTGCGCCACGGGCGGAAACGGAAATCCATCGAGGTGGAGCCGGGCAACCTCAGCCAGGATTATCTTCAGGGCTTCATGCGCGGCACCCGCAGCGCCCTGTATGAGAATGGCCGGAAATCGCTCACGATCTCGGTCTATGAGGTGACGCCCCATACGTTGGGCATGCTGATCGCCCTCTTCGAGCGGGCGGTTTCCTTCTATGCCTCGCTCGTCAACATCAACGCCTACCACCAGCCGGGCGTTGAGGCGGGGAAGGCCGCCGCCGCCACCTTCCTCAATCTCCTGGGACAAGTCCGCAGCCGCCTCGTCTCGGAAGCGAAGAACGCGGAGCAGGTGGCCTTCGAGGTCGATGGCGATCCGGAGGCGGTCTATCACTGCCTCGTCCACCTTGCCAACAACGGCGAGGCGCAGATGTCCATGGGCAAGACTCCGGCGGACGATCTCTTCCAGCTCTGA
- a CDS encoding S41 family peptidase — MRLPSILLASLLSANAETAPADPKEAAYPALERFVEVLETVRARHPDLDKLTYDQLINQALDGMLSSLDAHSSFIHPEMRQMITGEGTLDNEIKSLGLSIGMDSGKTFVSSVAPSGPAAKAGIVPRTTILKINGAEPGAAGLSETLASLQGVPGAKTKLTLRNPERPGEIEMELTHRYVEERSVTIAAPLPGHAETGYIRLASFGAKCSREVEAALDELEDKGMKSLILDLRENGGGDLHQTVKILGLFVPPATAVVSVRERGKPEEFLKTPDRQRRKRDYPIAVLIDRNSASASELTAGSLHDLKRATVIGEKSYGKGSVQNIIPMGSGTALRLTIATYHTPSGNTPHLKGIAPDIAIGFTQSDRDFFQQSGHPDSLTPAEKSALGAWTDPAIKAAIEALPK; from the coding sequence GTGAGATTGCCATCCATCCTCCTCGCCTCGCTGCTTTCCGCCAACGCAGAAACAGCGCCCGCCGATCCCAAGGAAGCTGCCTACCCCGCCCTCGAACGCTTCGTCGAAGTGCTCGAAACCGTCCGCGCCCGCCATCCGGACCTCGACAAGCTCACCTACGACCAGCTCATCAACCAAGCGCTCGACGGGATGCTCTCCAGCCTCGACGCGCACTCCTCTTTCATCCACCCCGAGATGAGGCAGATGATCACCGGGGAAGGCACACTCGACAACGAGATCAAGTCACTCGGGCTCAGCATCGGCATGGACTCCGGAAAAACCTTCGTCTCCTCCGTCGCCCCATCCGGCCCGGCCGCCAAGGCGGGTATCGTCCCGCGCACCACCATTCTGAAAATCAACGGCGCCGAGCCCGGCGCAGCCGGTCTTTCCGAAACCCTCGCCAGCCTCCAAGGAGTCCCCGGGGCGAAAACCAAACTCACCCTCCGCAACCCCGAACGCCCCGGCGAGATCGAGATGGAACTGACCCACCGATACGTCGAGGAAAGGTCAGTCACCATCGCCGCCCCCCTCCCCGGCCACGCCGAAACCGGCTACATCCGGCTCGCCTCCTTCGGAGCCAAGTGCAGCCGGGAAGTCGAAGCCGCACTCGACGAGCTTGAGGACAAGGGCATGAAATCCCTGATCCTCGATCTCCGCGAGAACGGCGGCGGCGATCTCCACCAGACCGTGAAAATCCTCGGCCTCTTCGTCCCGCCCGCCACCGCCGTCGTCTCCGTCCGCGAGCGCGGAAAGCCCGAGGAATTCCTCAAAACCCCGGATCGCCAGCGACGCAAACGCGATTATCCCATCGCCGTCCTCATCGACCGAAACTCCGCCTCCGCCTCCGAGCTCACCGCCGGCTCCCTCCACGATCTCAAGCGCGCCACTGTCATCGGCGAGAAAAGCTACGGCAAAGGCAGCGTCCAGAACATCATCCCCATGGGCAGCGGCACCGCCCTCCGCCTCACCATCGCCACCTACCACACCCCTTCCGGAAACACCCCACACCTCAAGGGCATCGCTCCGGACATCGCCATCGGGTTCACGCAGAGCGACCGCGATTTCTTCCAGCAATCCGGCCATCCCGATTCCCTCACCCCCGCCGAAAAATCCGCCCTCGGCGCATGGACAGACCCCGCCATCAAGGCTGCCATCGAAGCCCTCCCGAAATAG
- a CDS encoding Gfo/Idh/MocA family oxidoreductase has product MKFGIIGAGMIGHFHAKAITAMTGGDLHSVFDLRGEAAEKLAAEYGGKAFSNMEDFLADPELEIVTIGTPSGAHLDPALAALNAGKHVICEKPLEITTERIDRLIAAAEKNGRTLSAVLNRRFHPGMDAFKKAADEGRFGRLTSASCYVKWYRDQAYYDSAGWRGTWALDGGGALMNQSVHTVDALVYLAGPIKSVQATTACLAHERIEVEDIVVATVEFENGALGVIECSTCTWSKDGHPARVQLAGTDGSVFLADESFELWDFREEKPEDAEIKSTLMKGQGAGLGANDPSAINFYQHQRNFEEVVQSIVEGRQCFTHAGEARKAVAVIRAIYQSAQNGGIKVNV; this is encoded by the coding sequence ATGAAATTCGGAATCATCGGAGCCGGCATGATCGGCCACTTCCATGCAAAGGCCATCACCGCCATGACGGGCGGGGATCTTCACTCCGTCTTCGACCTGCGCGGTGAGGCTGCGGAAAAACTCGCTGCGGAATACGGCGGGAAAGCGTTTTCGAACATGGAGGATTTCCTTGCCGATCCCGAACTTGAGATCGTCACCATAGGCACGCCCTCCGGCGCGCACCTTGATCCAGCCCTCGCCGCACTCAACGCCGGCAAGCACGTGATCTGCGAGAAGCCGCTTGAAATCACCACGGAGCGCATCGACCGGCTCATCGCCGCTGCGGAGAAAAACGGAAGGACACTTTCCGCAGTCCTCAACCGCCGCTTCCACCCGGGCATGGATGCATTCAAGAAAGCCGCAGACGAAGGCCGTTTCGGAAGACTCACCTCCGCATCCTGCTACGTGAAATGGTACCGCGACCAGGCATACTACGATTCCGCCGGCTGGCGCGGCACATGGGCGCTGGATGGCGGCGGAGCACTGATGAACCAATCCGTCCATACCGTCGACGCCCTCGTTTATCTCGCCGGCCCCATCAAATCCGTGCAGGCCACAACCGCATGCCTCGCACACGAGCGCATCGAGGTGGAGGACATCGTTGTCGCGACCGTCGAGTTCGAGAACGGTGCGCTCGGAGTCATCGAATGCTCCACCTGCACCTGGTCCAAGGACGGCCATCCCGCCCGCGTCCAGCTCGCGGGGACGGACGGATCGGTGTTCCTTGCCGACGAGTCCTTCGAGCTATGGGATTTCCGGGAGGAGAAACCGGAGGATGCCGAGATCAAGTCCACCCTGATGAAAGGCCAGGGGGCGGGACTCGGCGCGAACGACCCTTCGGCGATCAATTTCTACCAGCACCAGCGGAACTTCGAGGAGGTCGTCCAATCCATCGTGGAAGGCCGCCAGTGCTTCACCCATGCGGGCGAGGCGCGCAAGGCTGTCGCGGTGATCCGCGCAATCTACCAATCCGCACAGAACGGCGGGATAAAGGTGAACGTGTGA
- a CDS encoding histidinol-phosphate transaminase yields the protein MPISDFANSFVCDLVAYEPGKPIEETARELGLDPASIVKVASNENPLGPSPLAQQAMRDAIPSAHIYPDGGGFKLRTAIAERLGFGIQNIILGNGSNEIIELLCHTFLNRDAELIAAKHAFVVYKLMATLFGAKYVEVDDPDFIHDLDAMAAAITDNTRLVFIANPNNPTGTQVTQEAIDTFVEKLPPHVIAVFDEAYFEFLDTPPDVLKHVRAGKNVIVLRTCSKIHGLAALRIGYGIAPEPIAALLQKARQPFNTNALAQAAALAALDDTDHIEKTKQANREGLAFYEKAFDQRRLKFVPSVANFILVEVGDGNMVFTEMLKQGVIVRAMGGYKLPGWVRISIGTEKENARALEVLDAVLKSTDH from the coding sequence ATGCCCATCTCCGATTTCGCCAACTCCTTCGTCTGCGACCTCGTCGCCTACGAACCCGGAAAACCCATCGAGGAAACCGCCCGCGAGCTTGGCCTCGACCCGGCATCCATCGTAAAAGTCGCCTCCAATGAGAACCCCCTCGGCCCCTCGCCCCTCGCCCAGCAGGCGATGCGCGATGCCATCCCGTCCGCCCATATTTATCCGGATGGCGGCGGCTTCAAGCTGCGCACCGCAATCGCGGAAAGGCTCGGTTTCGGGATCCAGAACATCATTCTCGGAAATGGCTCGAACGAGATCATCGAACTGCTCTGCCACACCTTCCTGAACCGCGATGCGGAACTCATCGCCGCGAAACACGCCTTCGTCGTCTATAAGCTCATGGCCACCCTCTTCGGCGCGAAATACGTCGAGGTCGATGACCCGGATTTCATCCACGATCTCGATGCGATGGCCGCCGCGATCACGGACAACACCCGCCTCGTTTTCATCGCGAACCCGAACAACCCCACCGGCACCCAGGTGACCCAGGAGGCCATCGACACCTTCGTGGAAAAACTCCCGCCGCATGTGATCGCCGTTTTCGACGAGGCATACTTCGAGTTCCTCGACACCCCGCCGGATGTCCTCAAGCACGTCCGCGCCGGGAAAAACGTCATCGTACTGCGCACCTGCTCGAAAATCCACGGCCTCGCCGCCCTTCGGATCGGTTATGGCATCGCTCCGGAACCGATTGCCGCCCTGCTCCAGAAAGCCCGCCAGCCTTTCAACACCAACGCCCTCGCACAGGCAGCAGCACTCGCCGCGCTCGATGACACCGACCACATCGAAAAAACCAAGCAGGCGAACCGCGAAGGCCTCGCCTTCTACGAAAAAGCCTTCGACCAACGCCGCCTGAAATTCGTCCCTTCGGTCGCGAATTTCATCCTCGTCGAGGTCGGCGACGGCAATATGGTTTTTACCGAAATGCTCAAACAGGGAGTCATTGTCCGCGCCATGGGCGGCTACAAACTCCCCGGCTGGGTGCGGATATCCATCGGCACAGAAAAGGAAAACGCCCGCGCCCTCGAAGTCCTCGATGCCGTTCTTAAATCCACTGATCACTGA
- a CDS encoding DASS family sodium-coupled anion symporter, with translation MFMDTRAQAKRLLGSFERTERQGMLKTLGCALLALAVVFLPGILGSEIFATLPPGAMASLGIMVFAAALWVTEAMPAFAVALLVIGLQIAILGNPGGVWAPEGDTKAWTTFVEPWSSPTMWLFLGGFVLAHGCSKTQLDKWLAGMVLGRFATSPAKLVASVMAITFLFSMFMSNTATAAMMIAVTAPVLAGLPKESRLAKGLVLAVAAGANLGGIGTIIGTPPNAIAAGQLQGKIDFMKWMAIALPPALLLAAAVYLLIWRIYLRGGGEKPAINLDSSLEGDARQKRHRITVMIVFAVTVAMWMGESLTGIPSPVVSFIPIVALAVSGVIGARDMRVLPWDVLLLLAGGLSLGVGVEVTGLAQWFASLVPGNLGILSIAAVFSLLGLFLSNLMSNTAAAALLIPLASSLAGDADPSLIIISIAISCSAAMALPISTPPNAIAHSTERLSSGDFLLPGLLAAAGMALVLPWLAFALR, from the coding sequence ATGTTCATGGACACGCGGGCACAGGCGAAGCGACTGTTAGGATCCTTCGAGCGGACGGAGCGCCAGGGAATGCTCAAAACGCTCGGTTGCGCCCTGCTCGCGCTGGCCGTCGTTTTCCTGCCCGGCATCCTCGGCTCGGAAATTTTCGCCACGCTCCCGCCCGGCGCAATGGCCTCGCTGGGCATCATGGTCTTTGCCGCCGCGCTCTGGGTGACCGAGGCCATGCCCGCCTTTGCGGTCGCTCTCCTCGTCATCGGCCTGCAGATCGCAATCCTCGGGAATCCCGGCGGCGTATGGGCTCCGGAGGGCGACACCAAGGCATGGACGACCTTCGTCGAGCCATGGTCATCCCCCACCATGTGGCTCTTCCTCGGAGGCTTCGTCCTCGCCCACGGCTGCTCGAAGACACAGCTCGACAAATGGCTCGCCGGCATGGTCCTGGGCCGCTTCGCCACCAGTCCGGCGAAGCTAGTCGCCAGCGTGATGGCGATCACCTTCCTATTCAGCATGTTCATGTCGAACACCGCCACCGCCGCGATGATGATCGCCGTCACCGCCCCTGTCCTCGCAGGCCTGCCGAAGGAAAGCCGCCTCGCGAAAGGCCTGGTGCTCGCCGTCGCAGCCGGGGCGAACCTCGGCGGGATCGGCACCATCATCGGCACCCCGCCCAACGCCATCGCGGCGGGCCAGCTCCAGGGCAAGATCGATTTCATGAAATGGATGGCCATCGCACTCCCTCCCGCCCTGCTTCTCGCGGCGGCTGTCTATCTCCTGATCTGGCGCATCTACCTCCGTGGCGGCGGCGAAAAACCCGCGATCAACCTCGACTCCTCCCTCGAAGGCGACGCCCGCCAGAAGCGCCACCGCATCACCGTGATGATCGTCTTCGCGGTCACCGTGGCCATGTGGATGGGAGAGTCGCTCACCGGCATCCCCTCGCCCGTCGTTTCCTTTATCCCCATCGTCGCGCTGGCCGTCTCCGGCGTCATCGGTGCGCGCGACATGCGGGTTCTGCCATGGGATGTGCTGCTGCTGCTCGCGGGAGGGCTTTCGCTCGGGGTCGGCGTTGAGGTCACGGGGCTGGCGCAATGGTTCGCCAGCCTTGTCCCCGGAAATCTAGGCATCCTCTCCATCGCGGCCGTCTTCAGCCTGCTCGGGCTCTTTCTCTCAAACCTGATGAGCAACACCGCCGCCGCCGCATTGCTCATCCCCCTGGCCTCCAGCCTCGCGGGCGACGCCGATCCCTCGCTCATCATCATCTCCATCGCCATAAGTTGCTCGGCGGCCATGGCCCTGCCCATTTCCACACCTCCCAACGCCATCGCCCACAGCACCGAGCGCCTAAGCTCCGGCGATTTCCTCCTCCCCGGCCTCCTCGCCGCCGCTGGCATGGCTCTCGTGCTCCCATGGCTGGCATTCGCCTTGCGCTGA
- a CDS encoding alanine--glyoxylate aminotransferase family protein: MSPKLFNPGPVDVSPETFAAMSHTMIGHRGKDFEELYASLQPGLKEIFGTERPVFLSTSSAWGVMEGALRNLARKKVLCLCCGAFSDKWIDVAKKCGYEAEAVQVEWGEAIDPETVRAKLAEGGFDTVTFIHSETSTGVLNDLSGICSAVKSFPDTMLIVDTVSSLSTVDIDMDKHGIDVCLAGVQKALALPPGLALFAVSEAAMERVKGTPNRGYYFDFIEFAKNHAANNTPTTPAISTLFGLQYILGEIAREGFAARKARHAKTNAMIHAWGAQHGFQLFAPEGNRSFALTCFATPDGFDLSGFIKALKTKHNFLINGGYGKIKGSTFRISNMGNETEATMQELIDAMDDVL, from the coding sequence ATGTCCCCAAAACTTTTCAACCCAGGCCCCGTCGATGTCTCGCCGGAAACCTTCGCGGCGATGTCTCACACAATGATCGGCCACCGCGGAAAGGATTTCGAAGAACTCTACGCCTCGCTTCAGCCCGGCCTGAAAGAAATCTTCGGCACCGAGCGCCCCGTTTTTCTCTCCACCTCCTCCGCATGGGGCGTGATGGAAGGCGCACTGCGCAACCTCGCCCGCAAAAAAGTCCTCTGCCTCTGCTGCGGCGCATTCTCCGACAAGTGGATCGATGTCGCCAAGAAATGCGGCTACGAAGCCGAGGCCGTCCAGGTGGAATGGGGTGAGGCCATCGATCCGGAAACCGTCCGTGCCAAACTCGCCGAAGGCGGCTTCGACACCGTCACCTTCATCCACTCGGAAACCTCAACCGGCGTCCTCAACGACCTCTCAGGAATCTGCTCCGCCGTGAAATCCTTCCCGGACACCATGCTCATCGTGGACACCGTTTCCTCGCTCTCCACCGTGGATATCGACATGGACAAGCACGGCATCGATGTTTGCCTCGCCGGTGTCCAGAAAGCCCTGGCACTCCCCCCTGGCCTCGCACTCTTCGCGGTCTCGGAGGCGGCCATGGAGCGCGTCAAGGGAACCCCGAACCGCGGCTACTACTTCGATTTCATCGAGTTCGCCAAAAACCACGCGGCCAACAACACCCCCACCACACCGGCCATCTCCACCCTCTTCGGCCTGCAATACATCCTCGGCGAAATCGCAAGGGAAGGCTTCGCCGCCCGCAAGGCGCGCCATGCTAAGACCAACGCGATGATCCATGCTTGGGGAGCGCAGCACGGCTTCCAGCTCTTCGCGCCGGAGGGCAACCGTTCCTTCGCCCTCACCTGCTTCGCCACCCCGGACGGCTTCGACCTCTCCGGCTTCATCAAGGCCTTGAAGACGAAACACAATTTCCTCATCAACGGCGGCTACGGCAAGATCAAGGGCAGCACCTTCCGCATCTCCAACATGGGCAACGAAACCGAAGCCACCATGCAGGAACTCATCGATGCGATGGACGATGTCCTCTAA